From Chryseobacterium joostei, the proteins below share one genomic window:
- a CDS encoding phosphopantetheine-binding protein — protein MKTSVFLEKLQEELEEDQALTLDTNLKELESYDSISLLSVIAFVDENFNKKIDTKHFKDVQTVADLVNIIGKENFED, from the coding sequence ATGAAGACATCCGTTTTTTTAGAAAAGTTACAAGAAGAATTGGAAGAAGATCAAGCTCTTACATTAGACACAAACCTTAAGGAACTTGAAAGCTATGATTCCATCAGTTTACTTTCTGTTATTGCTTTTGTAGATGAAAATTTCAATAAAAAGATTGATACAAAACATTTTAAAGACGTTCAGACTGTGGCAGATCTTGTAAATATTATTGGTAAAGAAAACTTTGAAGATTAA
- a CDS encoding carbonic anhydrase, with translation MSQSYEVIFENNRKWVESKVSEDPNFFHELAKTQHPDYLYIGCSDSRATAEELMGAKPGEVFVHRNIANVVNTLDMSSTAVIQYAVEHLKVKHIVVCGHYNCGGVKAAMTPQDLGLLNPWLRNIRDVYRLHQAELDSIEDEDKRYDRLVELNVQEQCINVIKMACVQERYILEEQPIVHGWVFDLRTGKIIDLEIDFEKILKDIQKIYNLTSSDWVMSRKTK, from the coding sequence ATGTCACAATCGTACGAAGTTATTTTCGAAAATAATAGGAAATGGGTAGAATCTAAAGTTTCAGAAGATCCGAATTTCTTCCATGAGCTGGCAAAAACTCAGCATCCTGACTATCTGTATATCGGATGTTCAGACAGCAGAGCAACAGCAGAAGAATTGATGGGTGCAAAACCGGGAGAGGTTTTCGTTCACAGAAACATAGCTAATGTTGTTAATACTTTAGACATGAGCTCCACAGCGGTTATTCAATATGCTGTAGAACATCTTAAAGTAAAGCACATTGTAGTATGTGGACACTACAACTGCGGTGGTGTAAAAGCAGCGATGACTCCTCAGGATTTAGGATTATTAAATCCATGGTTGAGAAATATTCGTGATGTTTACAGATTGCACCAAGCTGAGCTTGATTCTATTGAAGATGAAGATAAGCGTTATGACAGGCTTGTAGAACTTAATGTTCAGGAGCAGTGTATCAACGTAATAAAAATGGCCTGCGTACAGGAAAGGTATATCTTAGAAGAACAACCTATTGTACACGGCTGGGTATTTGACCTTAGAACAGGTAAAATTATTGATTTGGAAATTGATTTTGAGAAAATCTTAAAAGACATCCAAAAGATCTATAACCTTACAAGTTCTGATTGGGTAATGAGCAGAAAGACAAAATAG
- a CDS encoding acyltransferase, which translates to MKVGKNFNMPDKIYFGTEPYLIEIGDDVNIAAGVRFVNHGGTTTLLRKLPGYEDARILGRIKIGNNCTIGINCVITQDVQIGNNCILGANSVLSQSMPDNTVFIGNPAQFLCTIEDYGDIVLKNNPEYPRELEKDRKKLDEYIKANLPHKYKKARRIK; encoded by the coding sequence ATGAAAGTAGGGAAAAATTTCAATATGCCGGACAAAATCTATTTTGGGACGGAGCCTTATCTTATTGAAATTGGTGATGACGTTAATATTGCTGCAGGGGTAAGATTTGTTAACCATGGCGGAACCACCACTCTACTGAGAAAGCTTCCCGGGTATGAAGATGCCAGGATTCTTGGAAGAATTAAAATTGGCAATAACTGTACAATCGGGATTAATTGTGTTATTACTCAGGATGTACAGATTGGAAACAACTGTATACTGGGAGCCAATTCTGTTTTATCACAATCTATGCCGGATAATACTGTATTTATTGGCAACCCTGCTCAATTCCTTTGTACCATTGAAGATTATGGAGACATTGTTTTAAAAAACAACCCGGAATATCCAAGAGAACTGGAAAAAGACCGCAAGAAACTTGATGAATACATTAAAGCCAATCTTCCACACAAATACAAAAAAGCAAGAAGAATAAAATAA
- a CDS encoding carbonic anhydrase, translating into MKAHTYETQSSITPEKALNFLKEGNQRFVNNLKANRDLLEQVNATREGQWPFAVVLSCIDSRTSAELIFDQGLGDVFSIRIAGNFVNQDILGSMEFGCNVAGSKLIVVLGHTKCGALKGGLDAAQIEGLGMDNLNHLINHFDPIINEVIEENEERSSKNSSLLERLNQQNVRSAIEDIRRQSSTLKKLEEDGKIKIVGANYDVETGAVSWL; encoded by the coding sequence ATGAAAGCACATACATACGAAACCCAGTCATCAATTACCCCTGAAAAAGCATTAAACTTTTTAAAAGAAGGAAACCAAAGGTTTGTAAATAACCTTAAAGCAAACAGAGATCTTCTGGAGCAGGTAAACGCGACCCGCGAAGGACAGTGGCCTTTTGCTGTGGTTTTAAGCTGTATAGACAGCCGTACTTCTGCAGAACTTATTTTTGATCAGGGGTTGGGAGATGTTTTCAGTATCAGAATTGCCGGTAATTTTGTTAATCAGGATATTCTTGGTTCAATGGAATTCGGATGTAACGTTGCGGGTTCTAAACTGATCGTAGTTTTAGGGCACACGAAATGTGGTGCTTTAAAAGGAGGTCTTGATGCTGCACAAATTGAAGGACTGGGAATGGATAATCTAAATCACCTGATCAATCATTTTGATCCCATCATCAATGAAGTGATTGAAGAAAATGAAGAGCGTTCATCAAAAAACAGTTCACTTTTGGAAAGGCTTAATCAGCAGAACGTAAGAAGTGCAATTGAAGACATCCGCAGACAGAGTTCAACTCTTAAAAAGCTTGAAGAAGACGGTAAGATTAAAATCGTTGGAGCAAATTACGATGTTGAGACAGGCGCTGTAAGCTGGTTATAA
- a CDS encoding 3-oxoacyl-ACP synthase III family protein, translated as MIKVSKIEYYLPELVLTNEDLEKEFPEWSSERIQEKVGISQRHISAENETVLDLAVKSSEKLFESYDREKIDFILFCTQSPDYFLPTTACILQDKLELRKNIGAMDFNLGCSGFVYGLAFAKGLIAGGIAKSILLITSETYTKHINPKDKGNRSIFGDASASAIIEKAENGTDYKFCLGTDGSGAENLIVKKGAFRTDFELNPENEFEPENLYMNGPEIFNFTIENIPGLVKETMEVNGLTMDDIDHFVFHQANSFMLNYLRKKTKIPAEKFYIDMEKTGNTVSATIPIALKNMMDKGMLKEGDKILVAGFGVGYSWGATILEI; from the coding sequence ATGATAAAAGTTTCCAAAATAGAATATTATTTGCCGGAGCTGGTTCTTACCAACGAGGATTTGGAAAAAGAGTTCCCTGAATGGAGTTCCGAAAGGATCCAGGAAAAAGTAGGCATCTCACAACGCCACATCTCAGCAGAAAATGAAACGGTATTAGACCTTGCCGTAAAATCATCAGAAAAACTTTTCGAGAGCTATGACAGAGAAAAAATAGACTTTATTCTCTTCTGTACCCAAAGTCCGGACTATTTTCTTCCCACTACGGCTTGTATTTTGCAAGATAAGCTTGAGCTGAGAAAAAATATAGGTGCCATGGATTTTAATTTGGGATGTTCCGGATTTGTTTATGGGCTGGCATTTGCTAAGGGGCTGATTGCAGGAGGAATTGCCAAAAGTATTCTGCTGATAACCTCAGAAACCTATACAAAGCACATCAATCCAAAAGATAAAGGAAACCGGAGTATATTCGGGGATGCATCTGCTTCAGCTATTATAGAAAAAGCCGAAAATGGAACAGATTATAAGTTCTGTCTGGGAACGGATGGAAGCGGTGCCGAAAACCTTATTGTAAAAAAAGGAGCTTTCAGAACAGATTTTGAATTGAATCCTGAGAATGAGTTTGAACCGGAAAACTTGTACATGAACGGACCTGAGATTTTTAATTTTACAATTGAAAATATTCCTGGTCTGGTAAAAGAAACCATGGAAGTGAATGGTCTGACAATGGATGATATAGACCATTTTGTTTTTCATCAGGCTAATTCTTTCATGCTGAATTATTTAAGAAAGAAAACCAAAATACCTGCAGAAAAGTTCTATATTGATATGGAAAAAACGGGGAATACCGTTTCTGCAACCATTCCAATTGCATTGAAAAATATGATGGATAAAGGAATGTTAAAAGAAGGCGATAAAATTCTGGTAGCAGGATTTGGCGTTGGATATTCCTGGGGCGCCACAATATTGGAAATTTAA
- a CDS encoding SDR family NAD(P)-dependent oxidoreductase encodes MNQFSLKDKNILITGASSGIGRSCSVECSKSGASLILIARNEEELQKTISMLAPEAKAETIIADIAQCENLEELIAEKVSEIGKISGFIHCAGVEKTLPLKKHTPQLYHDIFAVNVIAGFEIAKILSLKKYKTETSSFVFISSVAGMVGEIGKAAYSSSKGAVISGARSMAMELSRSNVRVNSISPAMVNTPILEKMFENIGEEAAEEILKKHPLGIGKPEDVANACIFLLSDAARWITGSNLVVDGGYSAQ; translated from the coding sequence ATGAATCAGTTTTCATTAAAAGATAAAAATATTCTTATTACAGGGGCTTCTTCCGGAATCGGGAGAAGCTGTTCTGTAGAATGCAGCAAGAGTGGAGCAAGCCTTATTTTGATTGCAAGGAATGAAGAAGAGCTTCAGAAAACAATCTCCATGCTGGCTCCGGAAGCCAAGGCTGAAACCATTATTGCAGATATTGCACAATGTGAAAACCTTGAGGAGCTAATTGCTGAAAAAGTTTCAGAAATAGGAAAAATTTCCGGATTTATTCACTGTGCGGGAGTAGAAAAAACACTTCCATTAAAAAAGCATACTCCACAGCTCTATCATGATATTTTTGCAGTTAATGTGATTGCCGGTTTTGAAATAGCCAAGATTTTATCCCTTAAAAAATATAAAACCGAAACTTCTAGTTTTGTGTTTATTTCCTCTGTAGCAGGCATGGTGGGTGAAATTGGGAAGGCTGCTTACTCCTCCAGTAAAGGTGCCGTTATTTCCGGTGCACGTTCTATGGCCATGGAGCTTTCGAGGAGCAATGTCCGTGTCAACAGTATCAGCCCAGCTATGGTGAATACACCTATTTTGGAAAAGATGTTTGAAAATATTGGTGAAGAAGCTGCCGAGGAAATTCTTAAAAAACACCCTCTGGGAATTGGAAAACCTGAAGATGTTGCCAATGCCTGTATTTTCTTACTTTCTGATGCTGCAAGATGGATTACGGGTTCAAATTTGGTGGTAGACGGTGGATATTCGGCGCAGTAG
- a CDS encoding DUF2306 domain-containing protein, whose protein sequence is MKKLLFAVICIFALLIGAYPLIYVFVEHKYTFLGSKSPEILHNLIWRIAFFAHIIFGGISLFIGWRQFGSKFRNKYIRIHRSIGRLYVVSVLISSVSAIYMGFYANGGIVSCVGFILLGAIWLITTSVAVVQISMGNVVKHQQFMIYSYACTFAAVTLRIWLPVLKSITHDPDNSYIIVAWLCWIPNVLVAYFINKKNPTTH, encoded by the coding sequence ATGAAGAAACTCCTATTTGCTGTCATCTGTATTTTTGCATTGCTTATTGGTGCATATCCTTTAATTTATGTTTTTGTTGAACATAAATATACTTTTTTAGGCTCTAAATCTCCTGAGATACTTCATAATCTGATCTGGAGAATTGCCTTTTTTGCTCATATCATTTTTGGCGGAATTTCTCTCTTTATAGGTTGGCGCCAGTTTGGGAGTAAATTCAGGAATAAATACATCAGAATACACAGAAGTATTGGACGGCTCTATGTAGTTTCGGTACTGATAAGTTCTGTTTCTGCCATTTACATGGGATTTTATGCCAATGGAGGAATTGTATCGTGTGTTGGGTTTATTCTCCTAGGTGCTATTTGGCTGATTACAACGTCGGTAGCAGTTGTACAGATCAGCATGGGAAATGTGGTAAAGCACCAGCAATTTATGATTTACAGTTATGCGTGTACCTTTGCTGCGGTAACATTAAGAATTTGGCTTCCCGTTTTAAAGAGTATTACTCATGATCCGGATAATTCATACATTATTGTAGCTTGGTTATGCTGGATTCCTAATGTATTGGTGGCTTATTTTATTAATAAAAAGAACCCTACAACCCATTAA
- a CDS encoding glycosyltransferase, whose amino-acid sequence MKKKILIRIGSLRHGGAEKVLINFLKNLPEDKYEVDLLINLYTGMYIKEVPSWVNLHYLLKGEMITTNRPHEIPVKAFRVLYQKMFLLFPSLLYKFILKNKKYDVEIAAIHGMYKELLSSPQKNSKKIIWIQNDIFNLKEYTPDVIQQLFKFDRILVISNKLKEEMQKLAHSEKEKQAVIKIFNPIDKEDTLQKADMEINDFPFSKDLPTFVTIGTVYPQKGYDRLLDVHKKLMDEGLKHQIIIIGDGYDFENIHGKLNQLGLQETVKMLGFRSNPYPYLKKSDFYVMSSRHEGFPTIIAEALILNKPVVSTDVSGIRDLLQDGKLGIITPNSEDGIYEGMKKFLTHPELSAQYEHEVSRTDLPFVLEKSVAHLQEIIDKV is encoded by the coding sequence ATGAAGAAAAAAATTCTTATACGTATTGGTTCACTGCGCCATGGAGGTGCAGAAAAGGTTTTGATCAATTTCCTTAAAAACCTTCCTGAAGACAAATATGAAGTTGATTTATTAATTAATCTCTATACAGGAATGTACATTAAGGAAGTTCCGTCATGGGTTAATTTACATTATCTTCTGAAAGGAGAAATGATTACAACCAACAGACCTCATGAGATTCCTGTAAAAGCATTCAGGGTACTTTACCAAAAAATGTTTCTTTTGTTTCCATCTCTTCTCTACAAGTTTATTTTAAAAAATAAAAAATACGATGTAGAAATAGCGGCCATTCATGGGATGTATAAAGAGCTTTTATCCAGTCCTCAAAAAAACTCCAAAAAGATCATCTGGATTCAGAATGATATTTTCAACCTGAAAGAATATACTCCGGACGTGATCCAACAGCTTTTCAAGTTTGACAGGATACTTGTTATTTCCAACAAGCTAAAGGAAGAAATGCAAAAGCTGGCTCACAGCGAAAAAGAAAAACAAGCCGTCATTAAGATCTTTAATCCCATAGATAAAGAGGATACCTTACAAAAGGCAGACATGGAGATCAATGATTTTCCTTTTTCTAAAGATCTTCCAACCTTTGTTACTATTGGAACCGTATATCCGCAGAAAGGCTACGACAGACTTCTTGACGTTCATAAAAAATTAATGGATGAAGGCTTAAAACATCAGATCATCATTATTGGTGACGGGTATGACTTTGAAAACATTCATGGAAAATTGAATCAATTGGGACTTCAGGAAACCGTAAAAATGCTGGGATTCCGAAGCAACCCTTACCCATACCTTAAAAAATCAGACTTTTATGTGATGTCTTCCCGACACGAGGGATTCCCTACCATTATTGCTGAGGCTCTTATTCTGAATAAACCTGTAGTTTCTACGGATGTTTCGGGGATCAGAGACTTGCTACAGGATGGAAAATTAGGTATTATTACTCCAAATTCAGAGGACGGAATTTATGAGGGTATGAAAAAATTCCTTACCCATCCGGAACTTTCCGCTCAATATGAACATGAAGTATCCCGTACAGATCTTCCGTTTGTATTGGAGAAATCGGTAGCACACCTTCAGGAAATTATAGATAAAGTATAA
- a CDS encoding AraC family transcriptional regulator: MDDFDLGIFYWAGIFIACFSSFLVLGKKQKRTPDFLLAIWFLIIGIHLVFFVLLRSGGYVKFPYLIGFELPFPFMHGPMLYLYILSVTGRKMSWKIWLLHCMPVLMIYMVLLQFLMLPPHERMLVYQNRGKGYEVLSDVLKFSMILSGIVYVGLSLLAVRKYKKKISNQYSNTEKINLNWSYYLITGIALIWIAVIIRNDILIFSMVVLFILVAAYFGISRVGILDLPVVADGADEKEPDHEVVKYQKNSPGDDVIQAIYERLVYKMNHENLYKDSDLNLNHVAQLLDVHPNILSQTINSIENKNFYDYINRQRIEEFKRIATLPENQKYTILSLAFESGFNSKTSFNRNFKKYMNCSPREFLKSQNLTLEE, translated from the coding sequence ATGGATGATTTCGATCTGGGAATATTTTATTGGGCAGGAATTTTTATTGCCTGCTTTTCATCTTTTCTGGTATTGGGAAAGAAACAAAAGAGAACACCAGATTTTCTTTTGGCAATTTGGTTTCTAATTATAGGGATTCATCTTGTTTTTTTTGTATTGCTTCGTTCAGGAGGTTACGTAAAGTTTCCTTATCTGATTGGATTTGAACTTCCTTTTCCATTCATGCATGGCCCGATGCTGTATCTGTATATTTTGAGTGTGACGGGCAGAAAGATGAGCTGGAAGATCTGGTTGCTCCATTGTATGCCTGTTCTAATGATTTATATGGTGTTACTTCAATTTTTAATGTTGCCTCCTCATGAAAGGATGTTGGTTTATCAGAATAGGGGTAAAGGATATGAAGTATTAAGTGATGTTCTTAAATTTTCAATGATCCTGTCCGGAATAGTATACGTAGGGTTAAGTCTCCTTGCAGTCAGAAAATACAAGAAAAAAATTTCCAATCAATACTCCAATACTGAAAAAATTAACCTGAATTGGTCATATTATCTGATTACGGGGATTGCCTTAATATGGATTGCTGTTATCATAAGGAACGACATTCTTATTTTTTCTATGGTTGTGCTGTTTATTCTGGTAGCAGCTTATTTTGGGATCAGTCGTGTGGGTATTTTAGATTTACCTGTTGTGGCTGATGGAGCAGATGAAAAGGAACCTGATCATGAAGTGGTAAAGTATCAGAAGAATTCTCCCGGAGATGATGTTATACAAGCCATCTATGAAAGACTTGTTTATAAGATGAATCATGAAAATCTGTATAAAGATTCGGATTTGAATCTGAATCATGTTGCACAGCTGCTGGATGTTCATCCTAACATATTATCTCAGACCATTAACTCAATAGAGAATAAAAACTTTTATGATTATATCAACCGGCAACGGATTGAAGAGTTTAAAAGAATAGCAACGCTTCCCGAAAATCAAAAGTACACGATTCTATCATTAGCCTTTGAAAGTGGGTTCAATTCCAAGACCTCATTTAACCGGAATTTTAAAAAATATATGAATTGTTCGCCAAGAGAGTTTCTAAAAAGCCAAAATCTTACCTTGGAAGAGTAA
- a CDS encoding serine O-acetyltransferase, which produces MQDYTIIQKDFYREKGQWLSTVGIWKKCINPNLHYIYIFRKAQKYQKKSIPGIFWRLILRHYQIKYGFQIYPETEIGEGLYLGHWGALVINPKTKIGKNCNIAQGVTIGQQNRGKNEGFPVIGDEVWIGPNAVIVGNVKIGNNVLIAPNAYVNFDVPGDSMVMGNPGKIYPTAEATNGYINNKV; this is translated from the coding sequence ATGCAGGATTACACGATAATACAGAAAGATTTTTACAGGGAAAAAGGCCAATGGCTTTCTACTGTTGGGATTTGGAAAAAATGTATCAATCCCAATCTTCATTATATTTATATTTTCAGAAAAGCCCAGAAATACCAGAAAAAATCTATTCCAGGAATATTCTGGCGGTTAATTTTAAGGCATTATCAAATAAAATACGGCTTCCAGATTTACCCTGAAACTGAAATTGGAGAAGGGTTGTACCTAGGACACTGGGGCGCACTTGTTATTAATCCTAAAACTAAAATCGGAAAAAACTGCAATATTGCTCAGGGAGTTACCATAGGCCAACAGAACCGTGGAAAAAATGAAGGGTTCCCTGTTATTGGTGATGAAGTATGGATAGGTCCCAACGCCGTTATTGTGGGAAATGTAAAGATTGGCAACAATGTACTTATTGCTCCCAATGCCTATGTAAATTTTGATGTTCCCGGCGATTCTATGGTCATGGGAAATCCCGGAAAGATCTACCCTACGGCAGAAGCAACAAACGGCTATATCAACAATAAGGTTTAA
- a CDS encoding glycosyltransferase, with translation MNKRILFVYYQNIKIGGVAKVLTNITSNLADRGYTIEILFLMAPHDDFYTVNPKIKKHYINSFGDKYSQFAIHIREKYSSAPKIHTAYSYLYDWGSYRVFRDWIKENHHNYTTIVTCWYKLATMLSFDKEVSKKTIAWEHSSFRVGGMIYDKMLRKNYRKLKSIVSINKPSVEYYEKLNTTFFIPNLSDGIYEDLTFTPIHEKENIISFAGRLDKTKNAIELVKIFKDTPRPSDWKLQIIGEGSERDNIAAYIRDNKLESSVFLLGPKAPEEVAELLKKSKIFIFSSLSEAFGLVLVEAMFCSNAIISYDCEFGPADIINDKNGFLIPLHDRKMFAEKLELLIHDDERLANLMRSSFEESKKWRKEAILEEWDTLLQ, from the coding sequence ATGAATAAAAGAATTTTATTTGTATACTATCAAAATATTAAAATTGGTGGTGTAGCAAAAGTTCTGACTAATATTACCTCTAATTTAGCAGATCGGGGATATACCATTGAAATCCTTTTTCTAATGGCCCCTCATGACGATTTTTATACTGTCAATCCTAAGATTAAAAAGCATTATATAAATTCATTTGGAGATAAGTATTCTCAGTTTGCAATACATATCAGAGAAAAATACAGTTCTGCTCCTAAAATACATACTGCTTACTCTTATCTTTATGACTGGGGTTCCTATAGGGTATTCCGGGACTGGATTAAAGAAAATCATCACAATTATACTACCATTGTTACCTGTTGGTATAAACTGGCAACCATGCTCTCTTTTGATAAGGAAGTTAGCAAAAAAACCATTGCCTGGGAGCACTCTTCATTTCGGGTAGGTGGAATGATCTATGATAAAATGCTAAGAAAGAATTATCGAAAATTAAAATCTATTGTTAGCATCAATAAACCATCTGTGGAGTATTATGAAAAGTTGAACACTACTTTTTTCATCCCCAATCTTTCGGATGGAATTTATGAAGACCTTACTTTTACCCCTATCCATGAAAAAGAGAATATCATCAGCTTTGCCGGCAGGCTGGATAAAACCAAAAATGCAATAGAACTGGTGAAGATTTTCAAGGATACTCCTAGACCATCTGACTGGAAGCTCCAGATCATTGGTGAAGGATCCGAAAGAGATAACATTGCGGCTTACATTAGAGATAACAAACTAGAGAGTAGCGTTTTCCTATTAGGTCCTAAAGCACCTGAAGAAGTTGCAGAGCTATTAAAAAAATCAAAGATATTTATCTTTAGTTCATTAAGTGAGGCATTCGGATTGGTTCTTGTGGAAGCCATGTTCTGTAGTAATGCTATTATTTCCTATGATTGCGAATTTGGACCGGCAGATATTATTAATGACAAAAATGGTTTTTTAATACCTTTACATGATAGAAAAATGTTTGCAGAAAAACTTGAATTATTAATTCATGATGATGAACGGCTGGCTAATCTTATGAGATCCTCTTTTGAAGAATCAAAAAAATGGAGAAAAGAAGCTATATTAGAGGAATGGGATACCCTCCTGCAATAA
- a CDS encoding SulP family inorganic anion transporter: protein MKKTSLLGGIKENFPSGLVVFLVALPLCLGIALASGAPPLSGIISGIVGGLVVGFLSNSNISVSGPAAGLTAIVLTAITDLGAFELFLCAGIIAGLMQLILGFVRAGSISNYFPNNVIEGMLAAIGIIIILKQIPHALGFDKDYEGNQSLFSNGINFNYFTELFGAVHPGAIIVTAVSVGILIAWDRIPGLRRLKMLPGALVAVVAGILLNEAFKFSGSALAIGTEHLVSLPVPQSLADFKNLIVMPDFGGFTNPKVWIVGATIAIVASIETLLCIEASDRLDKQRRITDTNLELKAQGIGNLISSFIGGLPMTSVVVRSSANANAGATSKSSAMIHGVLLLVCVLTIPFILNLIPLATLAAVLILVGYKLAKPATFKHFWHLGKFQFVPFVATVVAVVATDLLKGVGIGLAISIFYILQGNMKRAYYLSREKLDDADGIKIKLAEEVSFLNKAAIKKTLKNIKPNSNVIIDARETSYIATDVLEMIQDFANIRAKEEDINVELLGFKTSYRDYERSEDSHILITHKRAM, encoded by the coding sequence ATGAAAAAAACATCATTATTAGGAGGAATCAAGGAGAATTTCCCTTCCGGGCTCGTTGTATTCTTAGTAGCGCTTCCCCTGTGCTTAGGAATCGCCCTAGCTTCGGGAGCACCGCCTTTATCCGGAATTATTTCTGGAATTGTAGGAGGTCTTGTAGTAGGATTTCTTAGTAATTCAAATATTTCGGTTTCAGGACCGGCTGCCGGTCTTACTGCTATTGTTCTTACCGCAATCACTGATCTTGGAGCATTTGAACTGTTTCTTTGTGCCGGGATTATTGCTGGATTAATGCAATTAATTTTGGGATTCGTTAGAGCAGGTAGTATTTCCAATTATTTCCCAAATAACGTTATTGAGGGAATGCTTGCAGCCATTGGTATCATTATTATTCTAAAACAGATTCCTCATGCATTGGGATTTGATAAAGATTATGAAGGAAATCAGTCTCTTTTCAGCAATGGAATTAATTTTAATTATTTCACAGAGTTGTTTGGAGCTGTTCATCCCGGAGCAATTATTGTCACAGCAGTATCTGTAGGTATCCTTATTGCATGGGACAGAATACCAGGTCTTAGAAGATTGAAAATGCTTCCCGGAGCATTGGTTGCCGTAGTTGCCGGAATCCTTTTAAACGAGGCATTCAAATTTTCGGGAAGTGCATTGGCTATTGGTACAGAGCACTTAGTATCTCTACCGGTACCACAGTCTTTGGCGGATTTCAAAAACCTGATTGTAATGCCTGACTTCGGAGGATTCACTAATCCTAAAGTATGGATCGTGGGAGCAACTATTGCCATTGTAGCTTCTATTGAAACCTTACTGTGTATTGAAGCATCGGACAGGCTAGATAAGCAAAGAAGAATTACAGATACCAACCTTGAGCTTAAAGCGCAGGGAATAGGAAACCTTATAAGTTCATTCATCGGAGGGCTTCCTATGACGTCCGTAGTGGTAAGAAGCTCTGCCAATGCCAATGCAGGTGCTACCTCCAAGTCATCAGCCATGATCCATGGAGTTCTTCTACTGGTATGTGTACTTACCATTCCTTTCATCCTAAACCTAATACCACTGGCAACTCTTGCTGCAGTATTAATTTTGGTGGGATATAAACTGGCTAAGCCTGCTACATTCAAACATTTCTGGCATCTTGGAAAATTCCAGTTTGTACCATTTGTAGCAACAGTTGTGGCAGTTGTAGCAACAGACTTGTTAAAAGGAGTTGGAATTGGTCTTGCCATCTCTATTTTCTACATTCTTCAGGGAAATATGAAAAGAGCTTATTATTTAAGCCGAGAAAAGCTGGATGATGCCGATGGAATTAAAATCAAACTGGCTGAAGAAGTTTCATTCTTAAACAAGGCAGCCATCAAAAAAACATTGAAGAACATTAAGCCTAATTCCAATGTAATCATTGATGCAAGAGAAACATCATATATTGCAACAGATGTATTGGAAATGATCCAGGATTTTGCCAATATCCGAGCTAAGGAAGAGGATATTAATGTAGAGCTCTTAGGCTTTAAAACCTCGTACAGGGATTATGAAAGAAGTGAAGATTCTCACATCTTGATTACCCACAAAAGAGCTATGTAA